The segment AATCATCAATCCCGGGAATAGTAAAAAATTCTAAATCCGGTAAACCATATTATCGTTTGACAACCGGGGTAAAGTAGGATTGAATCGCGGTATTTTTCATAAATAAACCGGATTTAATAATCCGGACGTATCCGCAAGGGAGGCATGAAATGAATGATCAGAAAAAGATTGATTTTACAGTAGACATCAGCAACCTTTACCGTGAGGAAGCGGTGACCGATTTGAAGGTGGCTTCGATTAAACGACTTGTTCCCATCAAACCCGATGGCACGGAAGACGACAGCCGGAAAGCGATATTTGTCGGGCAAACCCAGCTGATGACGCCCCAGGGGCCGGTACCCGTGCAATCCGCGCTTACCGCCGCTTCACTTGAAGAAGCTATCGAAAAATTTCCTGTAGAAATGAAACAGGCACTTGACGAAATGGTTGAAAATGCCAGAAAAGTCTACGATCAGCAGCAGTTGATGCAGAAACAAAAAGAGTCGCGAATCATTGTACCCGGTAGATAAGGCCTGGGGGGTGAAGATCATCCTTAATCCGGGGCGTTTGGGTACTATTCCATTTTTGTTCCGTGTAAACTCGAAGCTGACTGCTGAAAGTT is part of the Desulfobacterales bacterium genome and harbors:
- a CDS encoding cytoplasmic protein, with protein sequence MNDQKKIDFTVDISNLYREEAVTDLKVASIKRLVPIKPDGTEDDSRKAIFVGQTQLMTPQGPVPVQSALTAASLEEAIEKFPVEMKQALDEMVENARKVYDQQQLMQKQKESRIIVPGR